The Plasmodium malariae genome assembly, chromosome: 3 genome window below encodes:
- the PmUG01_03022300 gene encoding conserved Plasmodium protein, unknown function encodes MLIEKRIDNRNFDFVLPVHVDIDEINEYNKTCKYISGNINPEVYSKNTNNTISTIIGGEQNYDLVESSKKILLGNGMSSIVTSTLIGPVPNNLMFSKGVESVQFNIRIKNIQGCRNEREKMFEELITKMFEQILDNSLYKFQLFNIRIQILCECTFILSSIINSVMLNFIHNNISLNYVIAAVNIGIVDQAKYKAYIEERRSLSIHILDQVSSEREVVHKWKEDDVRNEWEAAYELHKHKLFYEQRDGRYIPQIIVDPLNSEIDLYCSSAFCFIIAPEFHKVISNILIKQYLGISRGLFNLSKSYACQASKLLHENIRKNFTAHLKKIETSLHSNYF; translated from the coding sequence ATGCTTATAGAGAAAAGGATAGACAACCGGAACTTCGATTTTGTATTACCGGTGCATGTGGATATAGATGAAATAAATGAGTACAACAAAACatgcaaatatattagtGGAAATATAAACCCAGAAGTATATAGTAAGAACACAAATAATACGATAAGTACAATAATTGGAGGAGAGCAGAATTATGATTTAGTCGAATcgagtaaaaaaatattacttggTAACGGTATGAGCAGTATAGTAACAAGTACGCTAATTGGTCCAGTACCGAACAATTTAATGTTTAGTAAAGGGGTTGAGTCAGTGCAGTTTAACAtaaggataaaaaatatacaaggATGCAGAAATGAAAGAGAGAAGATGTTCGAAGAgttaattacaaaaatgttTGAGCAAATACTTGATAACAGTTTGTATAAAtttcaattatttaatataaggATTCAAATATTATGTGAATGTACTTTTATCTTATCAAGTATAATAAACTCAGTTATGCTAAATTTCAtccataataatattagtttGAATTATGTTATTGCTGCTGTGAATATTGGTATTGTTGACCAGGCCAAATATAAAGCATACATAGAGGAGAGGCGCTCCTTGTCTATTCACATCCTGGACCAGGTTAGCAGCGAAAGGGAAGTAGTACATAAATGGAAAGAAGATGATGTACGCAATGAATGGGAAGCGGCATACGAATTACACAAACATAAgcttttttatgaacaaagAGATGGAAGGTACATTCCCCAAATTATAGTTGACCCCCTTAACAGCGAAATAGATCTCTACTGTAGTAGTGCCTTTTGCTTTATCATTGCTCCAGAATTTCATAAAGTgatatcaaatatattaataaaacaatacCTAGGAATTTCAAGAGGGCTTTTTAATTTGTCAAAATCGTATGCATGTCAAGCTTCGAAATTGCTACATGAGAACATCCGAAAAAATTTCACAGCGCACTTGAAAAAAATCGAGACTAGCCTCCACAGCAACTACTTTTAG
- the SDA1 gene encoding protein SDA1, putative, producing MNEAKLKRQKFLNSLQHNICKSYYLYHNDFYEQFDKFLFNYSVLLLNPSKKNDLFCNQLSFLSFTCHYFYPQKGSSNSEEEVKGRSAECPSIDIDEYSNVSTRDDEWKVGDDWKLSERFSNHGEYADLLHDRSAKEGKEGHEEVDITDDEMLNENVEQKKKEIWKRMNKEKIKMDADNLVKGRREEHSNILVAYNDLNEYINFLMVRNKKEINYVEELFFLLCQLIVHYKHDLYISVLLSIIKTIRQNKKRVDCIQYLQILIFLSDVNINKIRSYLFKSIIDMIVYTNKKTKEEKIKNEILFLLHEAYIENNQKKRIRKKYSSSFKNINHFANANHFANVNHFPNVNDLPNVNDFPNVNHFANVTISECFNNFACSILIELIKKNIYVNKRNINLIAEGVFYKNEKIVKCVCFALLGKYDNKEFVVQIEKEKFDKNKKIEELKNINNQSHQKLSKSKIKQLHLKKEKIMEQLYNDHHNEEHYASEEENNNKKRHICNYINFLFIDSLFNPYAFASNLFNLICTKYKGNNGTIKLLLLNILCRIYQRNKIVEENFFLYYEHVITHVRNKNTLSKYLSIFLQCIHDYIPPPFIQRILYILVKKFLAENLSEEFVYLIINTIIEIIVKFPQALNEEIYEAVIIFKDYKNRHISILIRRFLNVCKQFNPLILSRKLLDKKTAMLIQKKKILNSAGKNDQEDSLLRYSYLLGGEAASERVEEEEEEEEEDEFVQKGITAARGDDWNTVGSDVEAVDVEADEVEADEVEADEVEADEVEADEVEADEVEADEEEADEVEADEEEADEVEADDGIYDKRRAECKKGGNHGIEEKVMNREGKKKHVQRLSKQMKKEKRKEEKIKREVKIWNKNEKILSERILTDEDFKKLKRMRDYIENNRNVDMSELMEICNAQSNDEDSECSSDEGREKVLTENDLLFKKKIKKSQLIKMKGRNTGSCKSGSSYRFKTNKEKEKKKSSMMLMHKLKTKRKKKNALTQYGKIKKKLKGKLAARAKKRGIIQKRITKKLSRRKR from the coding sequence ATGAACGAGGCAAAGCTAAAACGGCAGAAATTTTTAAACAGCCTTCAACACAATATATGCAAAAGTTACTACTTATATCACAATGATTTTTACGAGCAGTTCGACAAATTCCTGTTCAATTATAGTGTATTGTTACTAAACCcttctaaaaaaaatgatcttTTTTGTAATCAGCTGTCCTTTTTAAGTTTCACATgccattatttttatccacAAAAGGGAAGTAGCAATAGTGAGGAGGAGGTGAAAGGACGTTCGGCTGAATGTCCATCGATAGATATTGATGAGTACTCGAATGTAAGCACAAGAGACGATGAGTGGAAAGTAGGCGATGATTGGAAACTAAGCGAACGTTTTAGTAATCATGGGGAATATGCAGATTTACTGCATGATAGGAGTGCAAAGGAGGGAAAGGAAGGGCATGAAGAGGTGGATATTACGGACGACGAGATGCTCAACGAAAATGTTGAACagaaaaagaaggaaatatGGAAGAGAATGAATAAGGAGAAGATAAAAATGGATGCAGATAATTTAGTAAAAGGTAGAAGAGAAGAGCACAGTAACATATTAGTGGCATACAACGATTTAAATGAGtatataaactttttaatggtaagaaataaaaaagaaataaattatgtagaagaattattttttttattatgtcaACTTATAGTTCATTATAAACATgacttatatatatctgtTCTGTTAAGTATAATAAAGACTATAAGACAGAATAAAAAGAGAGTGGATTGTATACAATATTtgcaaattttaatttttctaagtgatgttaatattaataagatAAGATCATACCTgtttaaaagtataattgATATGATAGTATATacgaacaaaaaaacaaaagaagagaagattaaaaatgaaatattgtTTCTGTTACATGAGGcttatatagaaaataatcaGAAGAAAAGAATACGTAAGAAATATTCATCttcctttaaaaatattaatcatTTTGCAAATGCTAATCATTTTGCAAATGTTAATCATTTCCCAAATGTTAATGATTTGCCAAATGTTAATGATTTCCCAAATGTTAATCATTTTGCCAATGTTACTATATCTGAGTGCTTCAACAACTTTGCTTGTAGTATACTGATAGAACtgataaagaaaaacatttaCGTAAATAAGAGAAATATAAACCTAATTGCAGAGGGGgtcttttataaaaatgaaaaaattgttaagTGCGTCTGCTTTGCTTTGCTAGGGAAATATGATAACAAAGAATTTGTCGTTCAaatagaaaaggaaaaatttgataaaaataaaaaaatcgaagaattaaaaaacataaacaaTCAGTCCCATCAAAAGTTGAGTAaatcaaaaattaaacaattacatttaaaaaaagaaaagattaTGGAACAGCTTTATAACGATCATCATAACGAGGAACATTACGCTTCAGAAGAGGAAaacaataacaaaaaaaggcatatttgcaattatataaattttctttttatcgaTTCTCTTTTTAATCCGTACGCATTTGCatcaaatttatttaatttaatttgtaCGAAGTATAAAGGTAATAATGGTACAATAAAGTTATTACTACTCAACATCTTGTGCAGAATTTATCagagaaataaaatagtagaagaaaatttttttttatattatgaacatGTTATTACACATgtaaggaataaaaatacCTTGTCCAAATATCTATCCATTTTTTTGCAATGTATTCATGATTATATACCACCTCCTTTTATTCAACgaattctttatatattagtaaaaaaatttttggcTGAAAATTTATCGGAAGAATTCGTTTATCTTATTATTAACACTATTATTGAAATCATTGTAAAATTTCCCCAAGCCTTGAACGAAGAAATATACGAAgcagttattatttttaaagattaCAAAAATAGACATATATCTATCCTCATCAGACGCTTTCTCAATGTGTGCAAACAGTTCAATCCACTAATCCTCAGCAGAAAATTGTTGGACAAAAAAACAGCCATGCtaatccaaaaaaaaaaaatattgaactCTGCAGGTAAGAACGACCAAGAAGATTCGCTTCTCCGATACTCCTACCTACTGGGTGGAGAAGCCGCTTCGGAGAGGGTCGAAGAGGAGGAGGAGGAGGAGGAAGAGGATGAGTTTGTACAGAAGGGCATAACAGCAGCGCGGGGGGATGATTGGAACACAGTTGGCAGTGATGTAGAAGCCGTTGACGTAGAAGCTGATGAAGTAGAGGCTGATGAAGTAGAAGCTGATGAAGTAGAGGCTGATGAAGTAGAAGCTGATGAAGTAGAAGCTGATGAAGTAGAAGCTGATGAAGAAGAAGCTGATGAAGTAGAAGCTGATGAAGAAGAAGCTGATGAAGTAGAAGCTGATGACGGCATTTATGATAAACGCCGAGCAGAATGCAAGAAGGGGGGGAACCACGGGATTGAGGAAAAAGTTATGAACAGGGAAGGAAAGAAGAAGCATGTGCAAAGGTTAAGCAAACagatgaaaaaggaaaaaaggaaagaagaaaagattAAAAGAGAGGTGAAAATAtggaataaaaatgaaaagatatTAAGCGAACGAATATTAACGGATGaggattttaaaaaattaaaaaggatgAGAGATTACATTGAAAACAACAGAAATGTAGATATGTCAGAATTGATGGAAATATGTAATGCTCAAAGCAATGATGAAGATTCGGAATGTAGCAGTGACGAGGGAAGAGAAAAGGTACTCACGGAAAATgatttgttatttaaaaaaaaaattaaaaaaagtcaACTCATCAAAATGAAAGGTAGGAATACTGGAAGCTGCAAAAGTGGTAGTAGTTACCgatttaaaacaaataaggaaaaggaaaaaaaaaaatcatccATGATGTTAATGCATAAAttgaaaacaaaaaggaaaaagaaaaatgcacTAACACAATAcggaaaaataaagaagaaactCAAAGGTAAGTTAGCAGCACGTGCAAAAAAGAGAGGAATCATACAGAAGCGAATTACAAAAAAGTTAAGCAGAAGAAAGAGGTGA
- the PmUG01_03022400 gene encoding phosphopantothenoylcysteine synthetase, putative, translated as MYFSEYPDFFSAKLRPKNLDKILKQLEEGFIQRSLKDNDTTNTNERIIVITSGGTKVPLEKVDVRNMDNFSTGRRGSRMCEYFLRKNYRVVFLHRSGSFTPFENHLRCFSSIDSVTIGNNRNDRKDTKDRDDRDDRNDTKDRNDRNDAKDRNYRNDAKDNGSSISSNSGSSSHSGWNNRRDCIMFNLSASDNRLLLNDILDYNKYKKNLFCVSFETIFDYAFYLIEICNLLNENVKGSQLCSVDSITDKQGEKEKFRSASNGASNGASNGGGTSDSTILERVYLEVKAILNEVILLVTHDEGNTESKASVRVDRGQASQLIFSLTSFGLDSFSKNMDVVTDGITDVVTDVVTDVVTDGVTDGITDGVTDGITDGVTDGITDGVTDGITDGVTDGITDGVTDGITDGVTDGITDVVTDGVTDVVTYGVTDVVTDVVTDVVTHGVTDGVTVENLLADVRIFFKYIIFILNDLLCKEDECILEQRIVQGVIIPKALSFINKLESCMGKCTHNISDEGRSKRNKHSIAHTDQGTNIDEAEQSCAPTNLKIYTREQRHLVILCAAASDFYIPYNQLSETKIDSNMNRTLHFCMMLTPKMYKIIRKYFPYLNLCIFKLEDNEKKLIQKANERIQYADLLIANILNQRYDFVYVFKEKHNYVLLKRCTSKPIENDICHYICGHFNFAIKD; from the coding sequence ATGTATTTTTCTGAGTACCCAGACTTTTTCTCAGCCAAATTAAGGCCAAAAAATCtggataaaattttaaagcaATTGGAAGAAGGATTTATCCAAAGAAGTTTAAAGGACAATGATACAACTAATACGAACGAGCGGATTATAGTGATAACGTCTGGTGGTACCAAAGTGCCACTTGAAAAAGTGGACGTGAGGAACATGGACAATTTTTCAACGGGTAGGAGAGGATCACGTATGTGTGAGTACTTTTTGAGGAAAAATTATAGAGTTGTTTTCCTCCATCGGAGTGGTTCTTTCACTCCTTTTGAAAATCATTTACGATGTTTTTCATCCATTGACAGTGTTACAATTGGGAATAACAGGAATGATAGGAAGGATACAAAGGATAGGGATGATCGGGATGATAGGAATGATACAAAGGATAGGAATGATAGGAATGATGCAAAGGATAGAAACTATAGGAATGATGCAAAGGATAATGGTAGTAGCATTAGTAGCAATAGTGGTAGTAGCAGTCACAGTGGTTGGAACAACCGGAGAGACTGCATCATGTTCAATCTGAGTGCATCAGATAACAGGCTACTCCTAAACGATATCTTGGactacaataaatataaaaaaaatcttttcTGCGTTTCGTTTGAAACTATTTTTGATTATGCTTTTTACTTAATTGAAATATGCAATttgttaaatgaaaatgtgaAGGGCTCCCAACTGTGTAGTGTGGACTCTATCACAGACAAACAAggggaaaaggaaaagtttCGTAGTGCTAGTAATGGTGCTAGCAATGGTGCTAGCAATGGTGGTGGTACTAGTGATAGTACTATCTTAGAACGAGTATATCTTGAGGTGAAGGCCATCCTAAACGAGGTGATCTTGCTGGTAACACATGATGAAGGGAATACCGAATCGAAGGCGAGTGTACGAGTTGACAGAGGACAGGCATCTCAGCTGATATTCAGTTTGACGTCATTTGGATTGGATTCATTTAGCAAGAACATGGATGTGGTAACAGATGGGATAACAGATGTGGTAACAGATGTGGTAACAGATGTGGTAACAGATGGGGTAACAGATGGGATAACAGATGGGGTAACAGATGGGATAACAGATGGGGTAACAGATGGGATAACAGATGGGGTAACAGATGGGATAACAGATGGGGTAACAGATGGGATAACAGATGGGGTAACAGATGGGATAACAGATGGGGTAACAGATGGGATAACAGATGTGGTAACAGATGGGGTAACGGATGTGGTAACATATGGGGTAACGGATGTGGTAACAGATGTGGTAACAGATGTGGTAACACATGGGGTAACGGATGGAGTAACGGTAGAGAATCTACTCGCCGACGTGCGAATCTTctttaaatacattattttcattttgaatgACCTGCTTTGTAAAGAAGATGAGTGCATTTTAGAGCAACGTATTGTTCAAGGCGTAATTATACCGAAAGcactttcttttattaataaacttGAAAGTTGTATGGGGAAATGCACGCACAACATATCTGATGAGGGTAGAAGCAAAAGAAATAAGCATAGTATTGCACATACTGATCAAGGTACAAATATAGATGAAGCGGAACAATCATGTGCCCCCAcaaacttaaaaatatatacacgtgAACAACGCCATTTAGTTATCTTGTGTGCTGCTGCAAGTGACTTTTATATACCATATAACCAATTAAGTGAAACCAAAATTGATAGCAACATGAATCGAACACTTCATTTTTGTATGATGTTAACAccaaaaatgtataaaataataaggaaATATTTTCCCTATCTAAATCTATGCATTTTTAAGTTAgaagataatgaaaaaaagttaatacaAAAAGCAAATGAAAGAATACAGTATGCAGATTTATTAATTGCCAATATACTGAATCAGAGATACGATTttgtttatgtttttaaagAGAAGCACAATTATGTCTTATTAAAAAGATGTACCTCCAAACCCATTGAAAATGATATTTGCCATTACATCTGTGGACATTTCAATTTTGCCATAAAGGACTGA
- the PmUG01_03022200 gene encoding mitochondrial ribosomal protein S12 precursor, putative: MLFGVTSKISLRGLRSCEQNSLTILKKKILNFCSPLKSTFFSGIYTNPCGCYHPSKQIQNCEKHEQISYNTYVGRRVNYTHWKRSITSVALQRRKAILASSGGGYTIFSDNCHIIDSKKFSTKNIRGRLFYKRRPKQIPKLKKKNWRSKWLEGAPQKRGICLKVRVQTPKKPNSGLKKIARVRLSTGRIVSVYIPGIGHNLNTHSIILVRGGRCKDIPGCNYKAIRGVYDLLPVKNRFRGRSKYGVKLSEDKRKHLLERYNFKQITIKKDIEEFNKFKWFNYVDKDKNLRSKPLEPHENVPINIFHFNTYYRNKKFRQSSDE, encoded by the coding sequence atgtTATTCGGGGTGACAAGCAAAATTAGCCTAAGGGGGCTCCGATCGTGCGAACAAAATAGCCTaaccattttgaaaaaaaaaatattgaattttTGCTCTCCCCTCAAGAGTACCTTCTTCAGTGGGATATACACAAACCCTTGTGGTTGTTATCATCCCAGTAAACAAATACAAAATTGTGAAAAACATGAACAGATTTCTTACAATACGTATGTGGGGAGACGAGTGAACTACACACATTGGAAAAGAAGTATTACTAGTGTAGCACTACAAAGAAGGAAAGCAATATTAGCAAGTAGCGGTGGAggatatacaattttttctgATAATTGCCATATCATAgatagtaaaaaatttagtacaaaaaatataagaggaagactattttataaaagaagaCCTAAACAAATAccgaaattaaaaaaaaaaaattggagaTCCAAATGGTTAGAAGGAGCACCACAGAAAAGGGGTATATGCTTAAAAGTGCGTGTTCAAACACCGAAGAAACCAAACTctggattaaaaaaaatagcacgTGTTAGATTGTCAACAGGTAGGATAGTCTCTGTTTATATACCAGGTATAGGCCATAACTTAAATACACATAGTATTATCCTAGTAAGAGGAGGGAGGTGTAAAGATATACCTGGTTGTAATTATAAAGCCATAAGAGGTGTATATGATTTACTACCAGTAAAAAATAGATTCCGTGGAAGGAGTAAATATGGAGTTAAATTATCAGAGGATAAAAGGAAGCACTTATTAGAgagatataattttaaacaaattacAATCAAAAAGGACATTGaagaatttaataaatttaagtgGTTTAACTATGTTGATAAGGATAAAAACTTGAGAAGTAAACCCTTGGAACCACATGAAAATGTAcctataaatattttccacTTCAATACCTACTACAGGAATAAAAAGTTTAGGCAATCCTCGGACGAGTGA
- the PmUG01_03022500 gene encoding RNA-binding protein, putative, whose translation MGTSEKKQYRSSSENNSSNDNSSDEEQEKKKKLIARGREKGREKEKEKDRDRDRDRDREKRKKMRLERDGEIMKEEICKDDKDQDKDQMKERRKNDETKRKKREESSCNGSKKKKKKKRTNHGEEYDKERNNDELNNDKLNDELNNDELNNDARNNYYVNHSNDALANGSSGSECNSYENKEYEMLIDEKAHKGKKRNDRDRSTNGQSDASSTLVRTKRNNRESSERLKKKKKKRDRSSEYKIKGSYADVEIRMRSKHRYRSLERKMNEKRKERRVERREERRSSSGVGYSSSDGKSNSNGSTASSTNEHRIDGITRGRVRSRSRGRSGDRVRSRSRGRSGDRVRSRSRGRSGDRVRSRSRGRSGDRVRSRSRGKSEERRKRKRRRGRSSTERTSRRHRYHRSSSERRSSERRHSSRSRRRRRRRVSGVIEVRRRHDEEKNKNYKFDSPPDSADDEGDKKSSRNNFSSGTKNNVSLFSNSVGGDAILNNTNIVTASNDISVSQASNSNNNIENLIQTLNSNIMNNCTTSSPCSILSTINSNLSTNTLLSDATTTLASNLLLDSSRNKLLDEKGLLLNQSKLNILLNSQLKLNNQSLQQLYKSALNLNDLCLSSLDATAEKTARELYVGNIPQHIDVQQIVKFLNTCLLILYNKENDNENICLKACIRGDTHYAFVEFRNLQDTSNCMLLNGINFYGNNLRIGRPKTFPTELTNLIPPATIPVIDNYYLSQGLLGLKAFSIINQNEGKVKNDYHLPMNMINLQKLCASNISKSNETSKIKELLEAFGEIKNLEFFEGEEFSDTYICLVEYTSAENAIQAHKILNQNTSYKIQFEYEILNDPVINKLVKKKYLKSENSILSQQIPTKAVVLNKIATFDELSDTSEYKDIKEDIKIECEKYGTVVEIVLPVFSRDTYDYLLRVKRSHGGSEAVEKQKEAEDEKHKVDVADSADSADMTDVAVNFKRKGEAPPVCMGEGKMENPNGDGHSIVEDSTKENQGDLPNDDLTHPNYDLTSIGCAFIYFENIESATKARKELSGRKFGANIIEANYYSEKKFLMKNFKNVKYNFKKSHSSLFNVNLKLGNYSYSDCSEDD comes from the coding sequence atgggTACATCGGAAAAGAAGCAGTACCGCAGCTCGAGCGAAAATAATAGTTCCAATGATAACTCGTCAGATGAGGAgcaagaaaagaaaaaaaagttaatagcAAGGGGAAGGGAAAAAGGacgagaaaaagaaaaagagaaggATAGAGATAGAGATAGAGATAGGGACagggaaaaaaggaaaaagatgAGACTCGAAAGGGACGGGGAAATAATGAAGGAGGAAATATGCAAAGACGACAAGGATCAGGATAAAGACCAGATGAAggaaagaaggaaaaacgacgaaacaaaaagaaaaaaacgtGAAGAAAGTTCATGTAATGgaagtaaaaagaaaaagaaaaaaaaaagaacaaaccACGGGGAAGAATATGATAAGGAACGTAACAATGATGAACTTAACAATGATAAACTTAATGATGAACTTAACAATGATGAACTTAACAATGATGCTcgtaataattattatgttaatCATAGCAATGACGCTCTTGCCAACGGGAGTAGCGGCAGCGAATGTAACTCATATGAGAATAAAGAGTATGAAATGTTGATAGATGAAAAAGCACATAAAGGTAAGAAACGAAATGATAGAGATAGAAGTACAAATGGACAATCTGATGCGAGCAGTACGTTAGTAAGAACCAAAAGGAATAACAGAGAAAGCAGTGAAAggttaaagaaaaaaaaaaagaaacgaGATAGAAGCagtgaatataaaattaaaggtTCCTATGCGGATGTCGAGATACGTATGAGGAGCAAACATAGGTATAGAAGTTtggaaagaaaaatgaatgaaaaacGTAAAGAAAGAAGAGTGGAAAGGAGAGAAGAAAGGAGGAGTAGCAGCGGTGTGGGATATAGCAGTAGTGATGGTAAGAGCAACTCGAATGGAAGTACAGCTAGCAGTACTAATGAACACAGAATAGATGGTATAACTAGGGGCAGAGTTAGAAGTAGAAGTAGGGGAAGAAGCGGGGACCGAGTTAGAAGTAGAAGTAGGGGAAGAAGCGGGGACCGAGTTAGAAGTAGAAGTAGGGGAAGAAGTGGGGACCGAGTTAGAAGTAGAAGTAGGGGAAGAAGTGGGGACCGAGTTAGAAGTAGAAGTAGGGGAAAGAGTGAGGAAAGAAGGAAACGGAAACGAAGAAGAGGGAGAAGCAGCACAGAAAGAACGTCGAGGAGGCATAGGTATCATAGGAGTAGTAGTGAACGAAGAAGCTCGGAAAGAAGGCATAGTAGTAGATctagaagaagaagaagaagaagagtATCAGGAGTAATAGAAGTAAGAAGACGACACgatgaagagaaaaataaaaattataaatttgatTCTCCACCAGATTCTGCTGATGATGAGGGGGATAAGAAATCCAGTAGAAATAATTTCTCATCTGGAACAAAGAATAATGTGAGTTTGTTCAGTAACAGTGTGGGTGGTGATGCAATACTAAATAATACGAATATAGTAACTGCAAGTAATGATATATCAGTTAGTCAAGCGAGCaattctaataataatattgaaaatttaatacaaactttaaatagtaatattatgaacaacTGTACGACTAGTTCACCTTGTAGTATTCTTAGTACTATTAATAGTAACCTAAGTACAAATACATTGCTAAGTGATGCTACAACTACGTTAGCTAGTAATTTACTTCTAGACAGTAGTAGGAATAAACTATTAGATGAGAAGGGATTATTACTAAACCAGtctaaattaaatatactatTGAATAGTCAGTTAAAGTTAAATAATCAGTCTTTACAACAGTTGTATAAAAGTgcattaaatttaaatgatttaTGTCTGTCGTCTTTAGATGCTACTGCTGAGAAGACGGCTAGAGAGTTATATGTAGGAAATATACCACAGCATATAGATGTACAACAAATAGTGAAATTTCTAAATACATGTTTATTAatcttatataataaagaaaatgataatgaaaatatttgtttaaaagCATGTATAAGAGGTGATACTCACTATGCGTTTGTTGAGTTTAGAAATTTACAAGACACATCTAACTGTATGTTATTAAATGGAATAAATTTCTATGGTAATAATCTAAGAATAGGTAGACCTAAAACCTTCCCTACTGAGTTAACTAATCTTATACCCCCAGCAACTATACCAGTTATAGATAATTATTATCTTTCTCAAGGGCTCTTAGGATTAAAAGCCTTTTCAATAATTAACCAGAATGAaggaaaagtaaaaaatgattatcaTCTACCAATGAATAtgataaatttacaaaaattatgtgCTTCAAATATATCAAAGAGTAATGAAAcgagtaaaataaaagaacttTTAGAAGCTTTtggtgaaataaaaaatttagaattttTCGAAGGAGAAGAATTTTCAGATACATACATCTGCTTAGTTGAATATACTAGTGCCGAAAATGCTATTCAAgcacataaaattttaaatcaaAATACTAGTTATAAAATACAGTTTGAGTATGAAATACTGAATGACCCTGTTATTAATAAactagtaaaaaaaaaatatttgaaatcTGAGAATTCTATTCTTTCTCAACAGATTCCTACTAAAGCGGTTGTACTTAACAAAATTGCTACATTCGATGAACTATCTGACACAAGTgaatataaagatataaagGAGGATATAAAGATCGAATGTGAGAAGTATGGAACCGTAGTCGAAATTGTGCTCCCAGTCTTCTCGAGGGATACATACGACTACTTGCTGAGGGTTAAGCGCAGCCATGGGGGGAGTGAAGCAGTGGAAAAGCAGAAAGAAGCGGAAGATGAGAAGCACAAAGTGGATGTGGCAGATTCTGCAGATTCGGCAGATATGACAGATGTGGCAGTTAATTTCAAGCGAAAGGGGGAAGCACCTCCAGTGTGTATGGGCGAGGGGAAGATGGAAAATCCGAATGGAGATGGGCACAGCATAGTGGAAGACAGCACAAAAGAGAACCAGGGGGATCTTCCAAATGATGACTTGACCCATCCGAACTATGATCTCACATCTATTGGGTGTGCATTCAtctattttgaaaatattgaatCAGCTACAAAAGCAAGGAAAGAGTTGAGCGGTCGAAAATTCGGAGCGAACATCATTGAAGCAAATTATTACAGcgaaaagaaatttttaatgaaaaattttaaaaacgtAAAGTACAATTTTAAGAAATCCCATTCGTCTCTTTTCAATGTGAATCTGAAGCTGGGAAACTACTCTTATTCGGACTGCTCGGAGGATGACTAG